From the genome of Marinobacter antarcticus, one region includes:
- the purM gene encoding phosphoribosylformylglycinamidine cyclo-ligase yields the protein MSEQKPSLTYRDAGVDIDAGNELVSRIKETAARTRRPEVLGGLGGFGAMVAIPAGYNEPVLISGTDGVGTKLRLAMQLGKHDSIGIDLVAMCVNDLIVGGAEPLFFLDYYATGKLNVDIAANVIAGIGQGCEQAGCALVGGETAEMPGMYEGDDYDLAGFCVGVAERSEIIDGSKVQAGDVLLALGSSGPHSNGYSLIRKILEVSKVDLDQPVGDTTLANALMAPTRIYVKNLLQLIREVDVRALSHITGGGLPENIPRVLPKGMVAAIDTTSWELPPVFQWLKDAGGVVSEEMYRTFNCGIGMIVCVPANQKDLALDTLKALGEKAWQVGLIERGDDTEKDAVVRYAPGLLSE from the coding sequence ATGAGCGAACAGAAACCTTCCCTGACCTACCGCGATGCCGGCGTTGACATTGACGCCGGCAATGAACTTGTCAGCCGTATCAAGGAAACCGCCGCACGCACCCGGCGCCCCGAGGTTCTGGGAGGACTTGGCGGGTTCGGCGCCATGGTAGCGATTCCAGCCGGGTACAACGAACCGGTTCTGATATCAGGTACCGATGGCGTAGGTACCAAACTTAGGCTGGCGATGCAGCTTGGCAAGCATGACAGCATTGGTATCGATCTCGTGGCCATGTGCGTTAACGACCTTATCGTGGGCGGCGCCGAACCTTTGTTTTTCCTCGATTACTACGCTACCGGCAAGCTCAATGTGGATATAGCTGCAAACGTGATTGCAGGCATCGGCCAGGGCTGCGAACAGGCTGGCTGCGCACTGGTGGGAGGCGAAACCGCAGAGATGCCTGGCATGTACGAGGGCGACGATTATGATCTGGCGGGTTTTTGCGTAGGTGTGGCGGAACGCAGTGAGATCATTGATGGCAGCAAGGTGCAAGCGGGAGATGTACTGCTGGCACTTGGGTCCTCAGGACCTCACTCCAACGGTTACTCGCTGATCCGAAAAATTCTTGAGGTCAGCAAAGTCGATCTCGACCAACCTGTCGGTGATACCACGCTGGCAAACGCCCTGATGGCGCCTACCCGGATCTACGTCAAAAACTTGCTGCAATTGATCCGCGAAGTGGATGTACGCGCTCTATCCCACATAACCGGCGGCGGCTTACCGGAAAATATTCCCAGGGTTCTGCCAAAAGGGATGGTTGCAGCCATCGACACCACGAGCTGGGAACTACCCCCGGTGTTTCAATGGCTCAAGGACGCCGGCGGTGTGGTCAGCGAAGAAATGTATCGCACCTTCAACTGTGGAATTGGCATGATTGTCTGCGTGCCGGCAAACCAGAAAGATCTGGCGCTGGATACTCTTAAAGCCCTGGGCGAGAAAGCGTGGCAAGTCGGGCTGATTGAGCGGGGTGACGACACAGAGAAAGACGCGGTGGTGCGTTACGCAC